ttgaactaggtatgaggataccgacgatcgaatctcgggcaagtaacataccgatgacaaagggaacaatgtatgttgttatgcggtttgaccgataaagatcttcgtagaatatgtaggagccaatatgaccatccaggttccactatgggttattgtccggagatgtgtctcggtcatgtctacatagttctcgaacccgtaaggtccgcatgcttaacgttcgatgaggATTTGTATGatgagttatgtgattttatgaccgaagtttgttcagagtcccggatgagatcggggacatgacgaggagtctcgaaatggtcgagaggtaaagatcgatatattggaaggctatatttggacatcggaaaggttccgagtgattcgggtatttttcggagtatcggagagttacgggaattcgccgggagaagtattgggccttattgggccatacgggaatagaggaggcaggccaaagggaaggaggcccccccatgggtccgaattggactaggggaaagggggcggcgccccccccccttgccctttcctactccctctctctttccctctttcttctctcctactccggaaaggaaaagggaaatcctactaggacttgggagtcctagtaggactcccgacacttggcgcgccccctatagggccggtctcctcctcctccctcctttatatacgtgggcaggggacaccccaaaggcacaacagacaatctcttagccgtgtgtggtgcccccctccacagttacacacctcggtcatatcgtcgtagtgcttaggcgaagccctgcaccggtaacttcatcatcaccgtcgccacgccgtcgtgctgacggaactctccctcggcctcaactagatcaagagtacgagggacgtcatcgagctgaacgtgtgctgaacacagaggtgccatacgttcggtgctaggatcggtcggatcgtgaagacgtacgactacatcaactgcgttgataaatcgcttcctctttcggtctacgagggtacgtggacacactctcccgctcgttgctatgcatcacctagatggatcttgcgtgtgcgtaaaaattcttttgaaattactgcgttccccaacagatgcAGCTGTTGGAGCAATTTGCAGAGATCAAAGAGGAGTTTTTCTAGGGTCGTCAGCAATTGTATTCACCAGAATAGGAGATCCTTCAACCCTTGAAGCCATGGCGATCAGAGAGGCTCTAGCCCTAGCAGATGACCTTAATCGACAAAGCATGCATGTGGCCTCGGACTGCAAGGGGGTCGTCGAGGAGATCCAGAAGGGAAGTGCGACCATCTACGGCACAATTATTCAGGAAATAAAACTTCATTTAGTTTCTTTTACTTCTTGTAATATAGTCCATGAGTTTAGGAGCTCAAACTTTGATGCTCACAATCTTGCGAAGCATGCTTTGTCCTTGGGACCCGGCCGCCATGTTTGGTTAGGTCATCCCGGAGGGATTCTCGAGCTATAACCGAACAAGACTGTACCAGAACACCCCCGCATCGCCCTCCCAGGCGACACGAGAGGCGATTCAGATCGGCTGCCACAGGGCTCCGCCTCCTCCTaacccctcgccgccgccggttgGAGCCGCTGGGCAAAGAACCacgcggcgtacgaggtcgtctaCTTCTCCTCCCCAAGTGAGTCAACGCATGTTGGTTGTTCTCCGTCAACTGTCAGGCACCGAAGGAGCTCCAATCTAGCTCATGGAATCCTAGCCAGGAGGGTCCCGGCAGCCTCCAGCCTGCGAGCCTCCCACCCGCGTCTTGTGATTTCGTCTACCCAGATCTGATCGGGTCCAGACGAGGAGCCGGTAGGGCTGGTCTTCTCGCCGATCCAACCATCACCCGTGAGGCAAAGGGCATGGGCAGTGACTCCTCATGCCCAGTTCGGGGTCGGTGATGGCCGCCCATGTCAAGTCCTTGCTCAGATCAGCGACCGTTGGATTCGGCTGCAGCGGCATGGTGGTTGCGGCGAGTACTACCTTGATTTGAGTCCAAATCGAATCAGGCTATCCATCCATCGCATGAAGGGTATGATTTCCCGGATCCGGCTTCTTCATCTCCGACGGCTATGATGGCAACGGATTGCAGTGGCGGACCGGCTGCTGATTGTGGAGGCCACAAAAAGATCTTCTTGAGAGTTCCCTTCTCCAGATCCGGTGGTTGTCGTCGACCTCTGATGCAATCTACGGACGGCTTGACACAAAGGGTATGGTTGTGCAGTAGCAGCGGTTGGTTCTAGCCAGCGCATGTAACTGTTGGGATCGCGGAAAGTGGTGGCGACAACACATGATTAACTTTGACGAGCTCTGGGATGAAAACCTAGGTTTGATCCAAGTTGGTTATAACTGACCATGGCGACGTTTTTGCGCCGTTttcttgttgaaggcattgttcAGATATGCTTGGACTGGTTCTTCAGGTGAAAACCTAAAATCTAGCCTTTGATGGCTGGATGCGGTGACGGTGGCGCTTGATCGTCGCTCCCTTCTTGAGGGCGTTGCTGTTGAAGAATCTCGTTGTTATTGTGGTGTCATGAGATGGTTGGTGTGGATACGGCCATAACTGTAGTTTGATGATTGCGGATTAGATCACTTTacgattttttttgtttttcatgcTTAGGCATAGCTTTGGTCTTATATAACTTTGCTATTTGCCAGCGTGTTTTTTTATTTGTGTGCATGTGTTCGGTGTTGGCTGTATGCATCctagctatgcagaggccggaTGTGTGCTCATTATGTCTGTACCtcttgatgcttcattttgagtAAATAAAATCCATTCTTTCGTCGGAAAAAGAAATAAACATTGGGACGACTTGAATAAAAGCTTCGTGCGATTGCCTAAAAAAAGTTGgtttgtgaatacatagatatTCAAACTGAAGTGGGCCTCTAGCTGCACGAATTTTAATGTGTGATGGATTTCTCACTACCCTTGCCGCTAGAAACAGGCTTCCGGTCAATCATAGTCCCGTGCCGCCATGGCATGAAGCACCGGCTCTAGCATAGTACTAACAATCTTCCTTGCGTTTGGCTGTTGCCACGAGTAGTTCATATATGCAATATATCTAAAAACTGAAATACTGTAGAAGAATTCACATCCTGGCACGATTCCTTTTATCCAAACATCAGGTTACAGGCATGTGGCAATCAGACACATTAATCAGAGCGGCTCATGGGAAACCCAACGCGCGAACATAGCGAGGCATCTCTCTGGTTCGAACTCTGGTGCAGTGTGTCCACCGTTCTATATTAAAAAAAAGTGTTACGAGAGAGGGGCGttgaaacaaacaaacaaaatcATTTTTAGAAGTTCTAGGAAATTCTGAAATAATCCCACATGTACATATAGGCATGATCTTACATCATGGTAAATTTTCGTGAATATTGTAGGGCTGCAAAAAAAATGGTAATCTATAATAGTAGTAGTGAACAGTATAACTATTATAGATACACATATTGGTCTTTTCTGTTTGCATCCCTCAAATAAGCATATTTATCTGTGAAATTTTACTGCACGAGAGGGAGTATATATATTGTGGAAAAAGTTCTAGAAACTTTTGGTACTTTAAAATGTGTTCTCTGCCTTTTATTTTTCTAAAAAGGGCTCCAAGTGACACTGCTCGTCAGTTCTGGAGTATACTACTAATCACATGCTTATAATAGTGCACAAGATGTGAGGCATTTTGGCTCTCAGGCTCCATGGAGCCCGAaattttcaaaaaataaaaaatcagctttaagttaaaaaaaatctgaaaaggTACTTATAGATGTATACTATATGTGTAAATTTTCATTATGaaatactctttctatgtgagcTGTAAAAAACAAATTCATGTACTTTTATAGTGAAAGTACATGTGCTAGAAATACATGattttgttatttttgtgtagCTTGCTATGTATTTCACCATGGTACTTTACAAACAAGTGATATGCATCCATAGTGTGTACTTTTTCAGAACTTTTTGAAATATAAAAATTTAATTTTAAATTTTGGGCTCCATGGAGCTCAAGCTCCATTAGCAATTTCGGACTAGATGTACAGCTCTTATGTTTTCAATTGTAGTCAAATTGGACTCTCAAAAAAGGATCTATAGTAGAAAATAGTACAACTGATATCTATAGAAGTATAGATCCACATATTGGTCATTTCTTTTTCTATCCTTTACGAAAAagttttactccctccgttcttgtttttccttttctattTCTAAAAACAGTTTCCAAGGACACAGGCTCATTTAGCAATACTGGAGTACTATACCATATTACCATTCACATGCTTAATTATATAGTGCATTAGATGTATAGTTCTCATGTTTTCAATGATAGTCAAAATGGAATCACAAGAAAGGAAGTCTTGAACGGTCCAATGACAGCTCTAAATCCATCTGGAGACAGAGATATATCATGTTACCTTTACCGTAGCAAACGTCAAGTTGTTTGTGTATGCTATGGTGAATCTGCAGATACATTATATTTCAAATTAGTACACTTATCCAAAAAAAATCTATATACTAGATTAATAAGAATACAACACCAACCATGGAAATGGAACTAATTATACAACTTCTCATATATAAATTCTCACCCTGCGGACTGTCCATCTAGATGCCAAGCCCTCCACTCATCCACAATGGGGAAATTGAGTGATCGCACCCAAGACTGTGTACCGAGAAATGGTATAATAGCATCATGGTCTCCACTGTACAACAAAGATAGATGAGGTTATAACATGACTACTTGAAAATCGGAGATGGAAATAAGAGCATCTCCTGTACAAAAAAGATAGATAATAAGGTTATAACATGACAACTTAGAAATCAGAGATGGAAATAAGAGCACCTCCTATTCTTTTTATGTATTTATGCTAATACAGGTCTGCACAACTGTGCCTGAAGTTCAAAAAAACTGTGCCAGGCACAAGTAATATAAAGCAAATATTTTATGATATGATACACTTTTTTACAGTAATAGTGTTTACCTATATACCAGTGCACGATAACCTTTTAAGGTCATGTTACGATGGTACTTTATTGTGCTCTTGATGTCTAAAGAATAAGGTAAATCTCGTTTGTGGCACCTCATCCATTCGTCCTTGCTCCCCTAATTAAATGGCGTATAGAGTTAAAACAGAAAGGTAAAATTTTGATGTAAATAACAAGATGAAAATTCTTCCCAAGGAAAAAATTAGTAGCTTACCTTCTTGATCCCAAGGGCTTTCCTAGTGATGTTGTTGTTAGCCCAATAATATGATAGGTAATTGCCATAGGTCTGTAGATTGGAAAAGATGAACCTGATTTAAAAACAACTTTTGATTATGCAACATCTTAATAATTGCACCTATGCTAACAACCGATAGATTTGTGCAAGTGTAATGTAGTGAGTATATGAACATATCATAGCCGATGCGTCTTCATAATTGCCCCTAAATAATCCTTCCACAGATCTGGTGTGTTCTTATTACTAATGGACAACAATCGACAACGTTCATAACCGTATGTAAACATCACTAGGCCATGGATACAGCGGACTTTGAATATTAATGTTCAACAAAGATATTCATAATCTTACACCTCGTATACAGACTAATACAAACAACTGTCGTTTTCTATCAGTGTcagaaaacgtcttatattatgagacagagggagtacaactTTAGTTTCTTGTAATAATTTGATATCATATACCACCAAACCGGTGGCTCGGTACAAATGACCGATAGTACTCCAAAAATACAAAGTTTAATTCTCTGTAATTATACCACATACTTATCACCAGCCAACACCATGTACAAATGACTGACCAGATGGGTCACTTATAAACTTTAATGCAACATTTGATCTAAGAATCCATGCGAATGGAATATCTGGTAATAATCAGGTCTTCATGCAATTAATAAAAAAAAGTCTTCATACAATTAATTCAGGTGGACTTACTTGGCAACCCATTGGAGGACGAGGAGGTGGATGCTTAAGTACTCCTACTTCCTCCTTTAGGATCTTTCTTTCTGTACTCCCGTCGTTTGGTCTGGAAGACGCATAGACACACTTCTTATACAAAATGTGTGGATGTGAAATTTCATTCCACAGCTGCAGTGAAACGTCAATCAGTTGGTTGAAAGGAACATATTAATGTGTCAAACAGAACCATATAGTAAGTTATTATACAGAGTCAAACACTGGAGAATGGCATGCCCGAGACAGGGTATTTGTATCATTAATTTTCACTTGATCTGTATACAAAAGAAGAGGGAGAAAGTTCAAGTGGTTATATCCTTACTTGGTTGGACCTGTCCAAAGCTTGAGCGCAGAGCGCATTCTTGGGGTTGCTATATTCCTCCCCTTGGCAGTGCTCCATTATCGTCTAAAGATCGATCACATGCAACACACATGGAGACATAATTAACTAACCTCATATGGGCGGAAGCAAACTACAGATCCGTAGGTGAGTGATAAGGGGTTGGAGGCATGTCTAACTAATCACCTCATACAACTGATATGAAATTATGCCCATTCCATGAAGATATGGCACCCTCGATCCATAATCGATGTTGTTTTCACCAGTAGCCGGGTTGCCAACCAGATAGCCCTGGTCAATTTTTTTATCACAATACAAACTGTGGTCAGGTTGGGATTATGACAGCTAAAGCTGTTCCTGACATTGGAATCGAATATTTTCCTGATAAAGGGAATATATTAATGTCATACAATGTCAATAATATATCAATTACACCCGCCCTCTTAATCAACACTATGTCAAAAAGCTAGTCAAGACATCGAGGTTGCAGATAGCCAAATTATTACACAAAGGAAATGATACGTTATGAGTTTAGAGCACCTTAAGATTAATTAACGGCTTCGCTCCAACTTCAATATCTGAAAACAACATAGTTGTGTTCAAGTGTGAATAAGCTATCTATCTTTCCAGAGGACCATAAACGACTCACCGGTGCAACATACCTTCTGAGATCTTCTGTGCGAGAAATGGAACGATCTTTCCACCGGATGAGTCTCCTCCGACGTAGAAAGAATTGGGAAGGTAATCAGGATGCTCGGTGAACCACTGATTAAAAAGATAAACACAAAATTGTAACTAAGCAATCAATTTAATCTATGTTATCTGTCCTCTGGTATGTATCCCTCAGGCACATAGCAACAAATTTACATACAAAATGTCATTTTCTCCCTATAGCTATTTTCTGGCGCTTACTTTACCCCATATATTGATTTGAAACACTTGACCCCTGAAAAGAAGTTCAGGTCTATAAAACCTCTTAACCAAATATTGTTGCTGACGTGGCCAGGTTTGCGTGCAATTAAGCAGGGATTAATTGTTGGCTGCCCATGTGGGATCTGGCTTTGGGTTAAGAAAACAGGCCATCCCtctcgcaaaaaaagaaaaacagaccATCCATGTCAAATTGAAAACAAAAGCGTCACTACTGACAATGTCGCCTGCCAGTTTTTGATGTTCCGCTTCCGGTCGTCTGTTTCCTCGCATCTCGCCTCGGACGCCGGCGAATGTGACGACCTCGCCCTATCACACGCCGACACCATGTCCTCTTCCTCCACCCTACCGTCCGCCGTCGACGAATTCCCTATGCTAGCTTCTGAATCCCTCCATCCGGTTGCCAAATGCGTCGTCCCCGTCAACCTCACAGACCGCTGTGTGAGTGTCGCGAGATGGAGTTGTGACGCGGCTAGATGATTGGTTTAGGGCAGGCCCTTTTGCATTGTGTCTGTAATTGTCGTGATGGCTAATTTATTGATTAGCTTGGATGTGGAGGTTGTGCTACACTTGTTGTTCGCATCAAGCTGTGGTTTCTTATACTAAATTTC
This genomic window from Aegilops tauschii subsp. strangulata cultivar AL8/78 chromosome 4, Aet v6.0, whole genome shotgun sequence contains:
- the LOC109741254 gene encoding serine carboxypeptidase-like 19 translates to MVMVMVMALLPLRQLIFLLCFFSALPRRCRFLPAEAAPTLVASLPGFDGPLPFRLETGYVTVDEQNGSELFYYFIESEGDPRRDPVIVWITGGDRCSVLSALLFEIGPLKLIGEPYNGTIPRLRYHPYAWTKVASVLFVDSPVGAGFSFSLDPRGYDVGEISSSLQLKKFLTKWFTEHPDYLPNSFYVGGDSSGGKIVPFLAQKISEDIEVGAKPLINLKGYLVGNPATGENNIDYGSRVPYLHGMGIISYQLYETIMEHCQGEEYSNPKNALCAQALDRSNQLWNEISHPHILYKKCVYASSRPNDGSTERKILKEEVGVLKHPPPRPPMGCQTYGNYLSYYWANNNITRKALGIKKGSKDEWMRCHKRDLPYSLDIKSTIKYHRNMTLKGYRALVYSGDHDAIIPFLGTQSWVRSLNFPIVDEWRAWHLDGQSAGFTIAYTNNLTFATVKNGGHTAPEFEPERCLAMFARWVSHEPL